The following proteins come from a genomic window of Streptomyces liliiviolaceus:
- a CDS encoding anthranilate synthase component I: protein MDLDTFRKLATDRRVIPVSRKLLADGDTPVALYRKLAAERPGTFLLESAENGRTWSRYSFVGVRSAATLTERDGQAHWLGTPPVGVPADGDPLAALRATIETLHTPHDLAGGHALPPFTGGMVGYLGYDIVRRLEKIGPGERDDLKLPELTMLLTSDLAVLDHWDGSVLLIANAINHNDLDSGVDEAYHDAVARLDAMEADLSRPVSQPPAALPPSELPEYTALWGGPDYQVAVDDIKERIRAGEAFQVVPSQRFETACTASALDVYRVLRATNPSPYMYLFRFDGFDVVGSSPEALVKVEDGQAMVHPIAGTRPRGATVQEDQALADELISDPKERAEHLMLVDLGRNDLGRVCEPGSVEVVDFMSIERYSHVMHIVSTVTGKVAEGRTAFDVLTACFPAGTLSGAPKPRAMQIIDELEPSRRGLYGGCVGYLDFAGDSDTAIAIRTALLRDGTAYVQAGAGVVADSDPVAEDTECRNKAAAVLRAVHTANRLS, encoded by the coding sequence ATGGACCTCGACACCTTCCGCAAGCTGGCCACCGACCGGCGTGTCATCCCCGTCAGCCGCAAGCTCCTCGCGGACGGCGACACCCCCGTCGCGCTCTACCGCAAGCTCGCCGCCGAACGCCCCGGCACCTTCCTCCTGGAGTCCGCGGAGAACGGCCGCACGTGGTCCCGCTACTCCTTCGTGGGGGTCCGCTCGGCCGCCACCCTCACCGAGCGCGACGGACAGGCGCACTGGCTGGGCACCCCGCCCGTCGGGGTCCCCGCCGACGGCGACCCCCTCGCCGCCCTGCGCGCCACCATCGAGACCCTGCACACCCCGCACGACCTCGCCGGCGGCCACGCGCTTCCGCCGTTCACCGGCGGCATGGTCGGCTATCTCGGCTACGACATCGTGCGCCGCCTGGAGAAGATCGGCCCCGGCGAGCGCGACGACCTCAAGCTGCCCGAGCTGACCATGCTCCTCACCAGCGACCTCGCGGTCCTCGACCACTGGGACGGCTCGGTCCTGCTGATCGCCAACGCGATCAACCACAACGACCTCGACTCGGGCGTCGACGAGGCCTATCACGACGCCGTGGCCCGCCTCGACGCCATGGAGGCAGACCTCTCGCGGCCCGTCTCGCAGCCGCCGGCCGCGCTCCCGCCGTCCGAACTCCCCGAGTACACCGCGCTGTGGGGCGGCCCCGACTACCAGGTCGCCGTCGACGACATCAAGGAACGCATCCGGGCCGGCGAGGCCTTCCAGGTCGTCCCCTCCCAGCGCTTCGAGACGGCGTGCACGGCGAGCGCGCTGGACGTCTACCGGGTCCTGCGGGCGACCAACCCCTCCCCGTACATGTACCTCTTCCGCTTCGACGGCTTCGACGTCGTGGGCTCCTCCCCGGAGGCCCTCGTCAAGGTCGAGGACGGGCAGGCGATGGTCCACCCCATCGCGGGCACCCGGCCGCGCGGCGCCACCGTCCAGGAGGACCAGGCCCTCGCCGACGAACTGATCTCCGACCCCAAGGAACGCGCCGAGCACCTGATGCTCGTCGACCTGGGCCGCAACGACCTGGGCCGGGTCTGCGAGCCCGGCTCCGTGGAGGTCGTCGACTTCATGTCCATCGAGCGCTACTCCCACGTCATGCACATCGTCTCGACCGTCACCGGCAAGGTCGCCGAGGGGCGTACGGCCTTCGACGTACTCACCGCCTGCTTCCCCGCCGGCACCCTCTCCGGCGCCCCCAAGCCCCGCGCGATGCAGATCATCGACGAACTGGAGCCCTCGCGGCGCGGTCTGTACGGCGGCTGCGTCGGCTACCTCGACTTCGCGGGCGACTCCGACACCGCGATCGCCATCCGTACGGCCCTGCTGCGGGACGGCACGGCGTACGTGCAGGCGGGCGCCGGGGTCGTCGCCGACTCGGACCCCGTCGCCGAGGACACCGAGTGCCGCAACAAGGCGGCGGCGGTCCTGCGCGCGGTCCACACGGCCAACCGGCTCTCCTGA
- the trpC gene encoding indole-3-glycerol phosphate synthase TrpC has protein sequence MSVLDEIIDGVRADLAERQARVSLDELKERAAKAQPAKDGVAALRGDGVKVICEVKRSSPSKGALAAIADPAALAADYEAGGAAVISVLTEQRRFGGSLADLEAVRARVDIPVLRKDFIVTSYQLWEARAYGADLALLIVAALDQPALESLIERAESIGLTPLVEVHDEDEIDRAVDAGAKVIGVNARNLKDLKVDRGTFERIAPEIPAHIVKIAESGVRGPHDLIAYANAGADAVLVGESLVTGRDPKTAVSDLVAAGAHPALRHGRG, from the coding sequence GTGAGTGTGCTCGACGAGATCATCGACGGAGTCCGTGCCGACCTCGCGGAACGGCAGGCGCGCGTCAGCCTCGACGAGCTCAAGGAGCGCGCCGCGAAGGCTCAGCCTGCCAAGGACGGTGTCGCGGCCCTGCGCGGCGACGGCGTCAAGGTCATCTGCGAGGTCAAGCGCTCCAGCCCGTCCAAGGGCGCCCTCGCCGCGATCGCCGACCCCGCGGCCCTCGCCGCGGACTACGAGGCCGGCGGCGCGGCCGTCATCTCCGTGCTCACCGAACAGCGCCGCTTCGGCGGCTCGCTCGCCGACCTGGAGGCCGTCCGCGCCCGGGTCGACATCCCGGTGCTGCGCAAGGACTTCATCGTCACGTCGTACCAGCTGTGGGAGGCCCGGGCGTACGGGGCCGACCTCGCGCTGCTCATCGTGGCCGCCCTCGACCAGCCCGCCCTGGAGTCCCTCATCGAGCGCGCCGAGTCCATCGGGCTCACCCCGCTCGTCGAGGTGCACGACGAGGACGAGATCGACCGGGCGGTGGACGCCGGGGCGAAGGTCATCGGCGTCAACGCGCGCAACCTCAAGGACCTGAAGGTCGACCGCGGCACCTTCGAGCGCATCGCGCCCGAGATCCCCGCGCACATCGTGAAGATCGCCGAGTCCGGTGTCCGCGGCCCGCACGACCTCATCGCCTACGCCAACGCGGGCGCCGACGCCGTCCTGGTCGGCGAGTCCCTGGTCACCGGCCGGGACCCGAAGACGGCCGTCTCGGACCTGGTCGCCGCGGGCGCGCACCCCGCGCTGCGGCACGGGCGGGGCTGA
- a CDS encoding DUF2752 domain-containing protein, producing the protein MRRVNAESQRVTPAPGSAPASAAGTGAAVRRLAVPGGILVAVAAAFAYVGTVDPNEPGHYPACPLLRYTGLYCPGCGGLRSAHAVAHGDLGTALGANALAVTGYLVFAVLWTVWVVRTARGRPMNIDPGPPLLWSLGALSLVFTVVRNLPFGGWLHP; encoded by the coding sequence ATGCGACGCGTGAACGCCGAATCCCAGAGGGTGACGCCCGCTCCAGGATCCGCTCCCGCGTCCGCGGCCGGGACCGGAGCCGCGGTACGCCGGCTCGCCGTACCCGGCGGGATCCTCGTGGCCGTCGCCGCCGCCTTCGCGTACGTGGGAACCGTCGACCCGAACGAACCCGGCCACTACCCCGCCTGCCCCCTGCTCCGCTACACGGGCCTGTACTGCCCCGGCTGCGGAGGGCTGCGCAGCGCCCACGCCGTCGCGCACGGGGATCTCGGGACGGCCCTGGGTGCCAACGCGCTCGCCGTGACCGGCTATCTGGTCTTCGCCGTGCTGTGGACCGTCTGGGTGGTCCGCACGGCCCGGGGCCGCCCGATGAACATCGATCCCGGGCCGCCCCTGCTGTGGAGCCTGGGCGCGTTGTCGCTGGTCTTCACCGTTGTCCGGAACCTGCCGTTCGGTGGCTGGCTGCATCCTTGA
- a CDS encoding TIGR02234 family membrane protein, with product MGYVTAVPHPRSEAPGPARSGRRSLAVALLSGALGAALVLLATRRGWSGGTATVAGGDFPLSASGSDVTGVPASLAIVGLASLVAVFAVRRAGRFLVAGLLALSGAGTIASALLGLSDSSALDEKAAEATGDTAATVDTMTHTGWPYVAAAGGLLLLLAGLLALRYGRLWPTMSGRYERDGTPRPRRVRAPVDPDRPEEIWKALDRGEDPTGA from the coding sequence GTGGGGTACGTGACTGCTGTACCGCACCCCCGATCCGAAGCCCCCGGACCCGCCCGCTCCGGCCGCCGGAGCCTCGCCGTCGCCCTGTTGTCGGGCGCGCTCGGCGCGGCCCTCGTGCTGCTCGCCACCCGGCGCGGCTGGTCGGGCGGCACGGCGACCGTGGCCGGCGGCGACTTCCCGCTGAGCGCCTCGGGCAGTGACGTCACCGGCGTCCCCGCCTCGCTGGCGATCGTCGGACTCGCCTCCCTCGTCGCCGTCTTCGCCGTCCGCCGGGCCGGGCGCTTCCTGGTCGCCGGACTCCTCGCGCTCTCCGGCGCGGGCACGATCGCCTCCGCGCTCCTCGGTCTCTCCGACAGCTCCGCGCTGGACGAGAAGGCCGCGGAGGCGACCGGGGACACCGCCGCGACGGTGGACACGATGACGCACACGGGGTGGCCGTACGTGGCCGCGGCGGGTGGGTTGCTGCTGCTGCTCGCGGGGCTGCTGGCGCTGCGGTACGGGCGGCTGTGGCCGACCATGTCGGGGCGCTACGAGCGGGACGGGACGCCTCGGCCGCGGCGGGTTCGGGCGCCGGTCGATCCCGATCGGCCCGAGGAGATCTGGAAGGCGCTCGACCGGGGCGAGGACCCTACCGGGGCTTGA
- the trpM gene encoding tryptophan biosynthesis modulator TrpM, which yields MKVPHSTHGARHAPSPHRTKTQVRPVREPSSGAPRTRTEHRGHRTGLSQHPLARGCRPRGCRAPARRVHGRRVRYVIGDEPGQVNGMRWRQRVSPAVG from the coding sequence GTGAAAGTCCCGCACAGCACCCACGGCGCCCGGCACGCGCCCTCGCCGCACCGGACGAAGACCCAAGTACGTCCAGTACGAGAGCCTTCGTCCGGCGCACCGAGGACACGCACCGAACACCGCGGGCACCGCACAGGACTTTCACAACACCCCCTGGCCCGCGGCTGCCGTCCGCGCGGCTGCCGGGCGCCCGCGCGGCGCGTGCACGGGCGTCGGGTGCGGTATGTCATCGGTGACGAGCCGGGGCAGGTGAACGGCATGCGATGGCGTCAGCGCGTGTCACCTGCGGTGGGCTGA
- a CDS encoding TIGR03085 family metal-binding protein, which translates to MSTHAKRERLLLADLLEAEGPDAPTLCEGWNTRDLAAHVVVRERRPDAAGGILIKQLASRLDRVMAEFTAKPYEELIQLIRTGPPRFSPFNLKQIDEASNAIEFYVHTEDVRRARPDWVPRVLDPVFQDALWSRLERIARMMGRGAPTGLVLRRPDGQTVVAHKGTPVVTVTGDPAELVLFAHGRQSVADVEVDGDKDAIAKLQETKQLGL; encoded by the coding sequence ATGTCGACCCATGCGAAGCGTGAACGACTTCTCCTCGCCGATCTGTTGGAGGCAGAGGGACCGGACGCCCCCACTCTGTGCGAGGGCTGGAACACCCGCGATCTCGCCGCCCATGTCGTGGTGCGCGAGCGCCGCCCGGACGCCGCCGGCGGCATCCTGATCAAGCAGCTCGCGTCACGGCTCGACCGGGTGATGGCGGAGTTCACCGCGAAGCCGTACGAGGAACTCATCCAGCTGATCCGTACGGGGCCGCCGCGTTTCTCGCCGTTCAACCTGAAGCAGATCGACGAGGCGTCGAACGCGATCGAGTTCTACGTCCACACCGAGGACGTACGCCGGGCCCGGCCCGACTGGGTGCCGCGGGTGCTCGACCCGGTCTTCCAGGACGCCCTGTGGTCCCGCCTCGAACGCATCGCCAGGATGATGGGCCGGGGCGCCCCCACCGGCCTGGTCCTGCGCCGCCCGGACGGCCAGACGGTCGTCGCCCACAAGGGCACCCCCGTGGTCACGGTCACCGGCGACCCCGCAGAACTGGTCCTCTTCGCCCACGGCCGCCAGAGCGTGGCCGACGTGGAGGTCGACGGCGACAAGGACGCGATAGCCAAACTCCAGGAGACGAAGCAACTGGGCCTGTAG
- a CDS encoding RidA family protein, whose protein sequence is MSDLRRVTTGAPWEEAFGYSRAVELPNGLVLVSGCTSVVDGQIAGGDPYEQAVNSFKVALSALEQLGLGAEHVVRTRMYLTHARDVEDIGRAHKEFFDAVRPAASMIIVSGFVDPGLVVEIEVEAYRGAAPGEGSAS, encoded by the coding sequence ATGAGCGACCTGCGACGCGTCACGACCGGCGCCCCCTGGGAGGAGGCCTTCGGCTACTCCCGCGCGGTGGAACTGCCCAACGGCCTCGTCCTGGTCTCCGGCTGCACCTCCGTGGTGGACGGCCAGATCGCCGGCGGCGACCCGTACGAGCAGGCCGTCAACTCCTTCAAGGTGGCCCTCTCCGCCCTGGAACAGCTCGGCCTCGGCGCCGAGCACGTCGTCCGTACGCGCATGTACCTCACGCACGCCCGGGACGTGGAGGACATCGGCCGCGCCCACAAGGAGTTCTTCGACGCGGTCCGGCCGGCCGCCTCGATGATCATCGTCTCCGGTTTCGTCGATCCCGGCCTGGTGGTCGAGATCGAGGTGGAGGCGTACCGCGGGGCGGCCCCGGGGGAGGGGTCCGCGTCATGA
- a CDS encoding HGxxPAAW family protein, which produces MAGSSHGHTPAAWTGVIIAFIGFCVSGAFMVLASPLGFWAGMVIVVLGGVVGMAMRAAGLGQPKNSHPTHQVASAES; this is translated from the coding sequence ATGGCGGGCAGCAGCCACGGCCACACCCCGGCCGCCTGGACCGGTGTCATCATCGCCTTCATCGGTTTCTGCGTCTCCGGCGCCTTCATGGTGCTGGCCAGCCCGCTGGGCTTCTGGGCCGGCATGGTCATCGTCGTCCTCGGCGGCGTGGTCGGCATGGCCATGCGCGCGGCGGGCCTCGGCCAGCCGAAGAACTCGCACCCCACCCACCAGGTCGCGTCGGCCGAGAGCTGA
- the hisI gene encoding phosphoribosyl-AMP cyclohydrolase: MTSTPTPSRPSGLDPEIAARLRRSADGLVPAIAQQYDTGEVLMLGWMDDEALHRTLTTGRCTYWSRSRQEYWVKGDTSGHFQWVRSVALDCDADTVLVKVDQVGAACHTGDRTCFDADVLLKDAGSAGDAGDADSGVPAVDQ, encoded by the coding sequence ATGACCAGCACGCCCACGCCCAGCAGGCCCAGCGGCCTGGACCCCGAGATCGCCGCACGCCTCAGGCGCAGCGCCGACGGGCTCGTACCCGCCATCGCCCAGCAGTACGACACCGGTGAGGTGCTGATGCTCGGCTGGATGGACGACGAGGCGCTGCATCGCACGCTGACGACCGGCCGGTGCACGTACTGGTCGCGCAGCCGCCAGGAGTACTGGGTCAAGGGCGACACCTCCGGGCACTTCCAGTGGGTCAGGTCCGTCGCGCTCGACTGCGACGCCGACACCGTGCTGGTCAAGGTCGACCAGGTGGGCGCCGCCTGCCACACCGGCGACCGCACCTGCTTCGACGCCGACGTGCTCCTCAAGGACGCCGGGAGCGCCGGGGATGCCGGGGACGCGGATTCCGGCGTACCCGCCGTGGATCAGTAA
- the hisF gene encoding imidazole glycerol phosphate synthase subunit HisF, which translates to MTLAVRVIPCLDVDNGRVVKGVNFQNLRDAGDPVEMAKVYDAEGADELTFLDITASSGNRETTYDVVRRTAEQVFIPLTVGGGVRTAEDVDKLLRAGADKVGVNTAAIARPDLIREIAERFGRQVLVLSVDARRTAAGTFEVTTHGGREGTGIDAVEWAHRAAELGAGEILLNSMDADGTKDGYDLEMIGAVRKHVTVPVIASGGAGGLADFPPAVTAGADAVLAASVFHFGDLRIGQVKQTLREAGHPVR; encoded by the coding sequence ATGACCCTCGCCGTACGTGTCATCCCCTGCCTGGACGTCGACAACGGCCGGGTCGTCAAGGGCGTCAACTTCCAGAACCTGCGCGACGCGGGCGACCCCGTCGAGATGGCCAAGGTGTACGACGCCGAGGGCGCCGACGAGCTGACGTTCCTGGACATCACCGCGTCCTCCGGCAACCGCGAGACCACCTACGACGTGGTGCGCCGCACCGCCGAGCAGGTGTTCATCCCGCTCACGGTGGGCGGCGGCGTACGCACCGCCGAGGACGTCGACAAGCTGCTGCGGGCGGGCGCGGACAAGGTCGGCGTCAACACGGCCGCCATCGCCCGTCCCGACCTGATCCGCGAGATCGCGGAGCGCTTCGGACGCCAGGTGCTGGTCCTGTCGGTGGACGCCCGCAGGACGGCCGCCGGCACCTTCGAGGTGACCACCCACGGCGGCCGCGAGGGCACCGGCATCGACGCCGTCGAATGGGCGCACCGGGCCGCCGAACTGGGCGCGGGCGAGATCCTGCTCAACTCCATGGACGCCGACGGCACCAAGGACGGCTACGACCTGGAGATGATCGGCGCGGTGCGCAAGCACGTCACGGTCCCGGTCATCGCCTCCGGCGGCGCGGGCGGCCTCGCCGACTTCCCCCCGGCCGTCACCGCGGGCGCCGACGCGGTGCTCGCCGCGTCGGTCTTCCACTTCGGCGACCTGCGCATCGGCCAGGTGAAACAGACACTGCGGGAGGCGGGCCACCCCGTGCGGTGA